Proteins encoded in a region of the Chlorogloeopsis sp. ULAP01 genome:
- a CDS encoding pre-16S rRNA-processing nuclease YqgF, translating to MNSNEFIPTQPVVLGFDPGKDKCGLAVMGLDRQLHYHQVVSSDHAIATIDKLRQKYPISLIVMGDQTTAKRWKQQLQQKLSEQVKIVLVDERYTSLEGRDRYWQMYPPQGLTKLLPKGMRTPPRPIDDIVAILLIERYLNRLTESVNEL from the coding sequence ATGAATTCTAATGAATTTATACCAACGCAACCAGTCGTTTTAGGCTTTGATCCAGGTAAAGATAAGTGTGGTTTAGCGGTGATGGGACTAGATCGACAACTTCATTATCACCAAGTCGTATCTTCAGATCATGCCATTGCCACCATTGATAAATTACGACAAAAATATCCAATCTCGTTAATAGTAATGGGTGATCAAACCACAGCTAAAAGGTGGAAACAGCAACTGCAACAGAAATTGTCAGAGCAAGTGAAGATAGTTTTAGTAGACGAACGCTATACCAGTTTAGAAGGACGCGATCGCTATTGGCAAATGTACCCACCACAAGGACTGACAAAGCTCCTACCAAAAGGTATGCGCACACCACCACGACCTATAGATGACATTGTTGCCATTCTCTTGATCGAAAGATATCTAAATCGACTGACAGAATCCGTAAATGAATTATGA
- a CDS encoding DUF3084 domain-containing protein: MATGYILIIAILILGGVIATVGDRIGTRVGKKRLSLFNLRPKNTAVLVTILTGLGISASTLGILFLADEGLRKGVFELEDIQKDLRRKRVQLENTTKQLDTTKTELEQARIEQSKAQQDLQEINKSLQSANAKQQQTQAQLNRTIKQQAQTQEELQRTQKQLGQVATQYQQAKTQLQSVYAERNKQLAEIKLLKAERQRLYEEARKALAEAQAAIDKRDQELAKRQEAIEARDRKIASLDNIIQKRNLEITAREKIIVQREARLKDLEAQQQDLEQEVARLEKYYQSYRDLRLGKLALFRGQVLAAGVVRVQQPSAVRQAVIQLLQEANRNASIELTEPNLNPAPNVQILRVTEEQIEQLGKQIQDGREYVVRVFSAGNYVRGEKPVEFFADAAINQVVFSGGEVLATTSADPKTMTSYQLRQRLELLISASQFRARNAGILENIQIDGTFIRFVAQLRQYDQPLDIKAIAAEDTYTAGPLKVKLVAIKNGQVIFST, from the coding sequence ATGGCCACCGGGTACATCCTCATCATTGCAATTTTAATTTTGGGAGGCGTAATTGCCACCGTAGGCGATCGTATTGGCACACGGGTTGGCAAGAAGCGGCTTTCACTGTTCAATCTCAGACCCAAAAATACAGCTGTTTTAGTGACAATTCTCACAGGGTTGGGCATTTCCGCATCAACCCTGGGAATTTTATTTTTAGCTGATGAAGGATTGCGCAAGGGAGTTTTTGAACTAGAAGATATTCAAAAAGATCTCAGACGCAAACGCGTACAGCTAGAAAATACAACTAAGCAGCTAGATACTACCAAAACCGAGCTAGAGCAAGCAAGAATTGAGCAATCAAAGGCACAACAGGACTTACAGGAAATAAATAAATCCTTACAGTCAGCAAATGCCAAGCAGCAGCAAACACAAGCTCAACTCAACCGCACAATCAAGCAACAAGCACAAACTCAAGAGGAACTCCAACGTACCCAAAAACAATTAGGCCAAGTTGCAACACAATATCAACAAGCTAAAACTCAATTGCAAAGTGTTTATGCAGAAAGAAACAAACAACTAGCAGAAATTAAATTACTTAAGGCAGAGCGTCAAAGATTGTACGAAGAAGCGAGAAAGGCACTCGCTGAAGCTCAGGCGGCAATTGATAAACGCGATCAAGAACTTGCCAAGCGGCAAGAAGCGATTGAAGCACGCGATCGCAAAATAGCTAGTTTAGATAACATCATTCAAAAGCGCAATTTAGAAATTACGGCACGGGAAAAGATTATTGTTCAAAGAGAAGCTCGCTTGAAAGATTTGGAAGCGCAACAGCAAGATCTTGAACAGGAAGTCGCAAGACTAGAGAAATATTATCAGTCTTATCGTGACCTTCGTTTAGGAAAACTAGCTTTGTTTCGCGGGCAAGTTCTTGCTGCTGGGGTAGTTCGTGTTCAGCAACCATCAGCAGTGCGTCAAGCAGTAATCCAGCTGTTACAAGAAGCTAATCGTAATGCCAGCATTGAATTAACCGAGCCGAATCTAAATCCTGCCCCAAATGTGCAAATCTTGCGCGTTACCGAGGAACAAATTGAGCAATTAGGCAAGCAGATTCAAGATGGACGAGAATACGTAGTGCGAGTTTTCTCGGCAGGTAACTACGTTAGGGGAGAAAAACCGGTAGAATTTTTTGCTGATGCAGCAATAAATCAAGTTGTTTTTTCAGGAGGCGAGGTATTAGCCACAACTAGTGCCGATCCTAAAACCATGACCTCCTATCAATTGAGGCAGCGTTTAGAACTTTTGATTTCTGCTTCCCAATTTCGCGCTCGTAATGCTGGAATTTTAGAAAATATTCAAATAGATGGTACTTTCATTCGCTTTGTAGCTCAATTGCGACAATATGATCAACCATTAGATATTAAAGCTATTGCAGCAGAAGATACTTACACAGCCGGGCCACTAAAAGTTAAATTAGTGGCAATTAAAAATGGGCAAGTTATTTTTAGTACCTAA